The proteins below are encoded in one region of Drosophila santomea strain STO CAGO 1482 chromosome 3R, Prin_Dsan_1.1, whole genome shotgun sequence:
- the LOC120451844 gene encoding low choriolytic enzyme produces the protein MFLQTVRYLLLAAILGPILVASEGIESYENYYNEIHVDDEQAEAKTRNALTSPLQRWPGNKIFYRISTDYSDQEVANVRTAMASFGEQTCVQFEEIEGSAPAGKRYVSFKKSPNMCGTRVGYQPLSFGPHEVVLNERCLTMPAVIQHETLHLLGLFHEQSRPDRDEYVQIDYDNIPRKYWSQFMAMDQTTTFNVPYDYESVMHYSKNAFAKDPAKPTIRALIGGKAVEREMGQVRGPSEGDWTKIRLMYKC, from the coding sequence ATGTTCCTTCAAACAGTTCGGTATCTGCTGTTGGCGGCGATTCTTGGACCCATCCTGGTGGCGTCCGAGGGAATCGAGTCCTACGAGAACTACTACAACGAGATCCATGTGGATGACGAGCAGGCGGAGGCCAAGACCCGCAATGCGTTGACTTCTCCGCTCCAACGCTGGCCAGGCAACAAGATATTCTACCGCATATCCACGGACTACAGTGATCAGGAGGTGGCCAATGTGCGGACAGCAATGGCGAGTTTTGGGGAGCAAACCTGCGTGCAGTTCGAGGAGATCGAAGGATCTGCTCCCGCGGGCAAGCGATATGTGTCCTTCAAGAAGTCGCCCAACATGTGCGGCACTCGGGTGGGCTATCAACCCCTGTCCTTTGGTCCGCACGAAGTTGTCCTCAACGAGAGATGCCTCACCATGCCGGCTGTGATTCAACATGAGACCCTTCACCTGCTGGGCCTTTTCCACGAGCAGAGTCGTCCCGATCGCGATGAGTACGTGCAAATCGACTACGACAATATCCCGCGGAAGTACTGGTCGCAGTTCATGGCCATGGATCAGACGACCACCTTCAATGTCCCATACGACTACGAGAGCGTTATGCACTATTCGAAGAACGCCTTCGCCAAGGATCCCGCAAAGCCAACCATTCGAGCCCTCATCGGTGGCAAGGCGGTGGAAAGGGAAATGGGTCAGGTGCGGGGACCTTCTGAAGGGGATTGGACCAAAATTCGATTGATGTACAAGTGCTAG
- the LOC120452659 gene encoding uncharacterized protein LOC120452659 isoform X3 codes for MATFQMEMRQQQKQQHQQTNLRQRAAAVATCKARRQRQHLQPESTDSPQHGTDCIRLWPGCGPSTADRVIGNSPTCNNTSSSNNSSSNISSSNSSSISGCSCNFGRQRALIMLSMLVVVMALMSGNGVYAAQRDSYNSKDMSSSNNALPNEGVGGSAAGAGEAAAPGPTGVAGSEGGGGSGNNSSGNNKNGHPAAGSGAASESAVLTTDASRSSSGSSSGSSTTITGIPSSSLHKASSASSNTFSSQLTSGFHRNSIDLEEARNAGPYFDKAFSKNVTALLGKTAYLNCRVKNLGNKTMLLQVSWVRHRDIHLLTVGRYTYTSDQRFRAIHQPQTEDWMLQIKYPQHRDSGIYECQVSTTPHMSHYIHLNVVEPSTEIIGAPDLYIESGSTINLTCIIQNSPEPPAYIFWNHNNAIINYDSPRGGVSVVTNKGDTTTSFLLIKSARPSDSGHYQCNPSNAKPKSVTVHVLNGVSHSVSRGVPSSNAARGTSASSPLAHSLSVCVPVCVLLQLGACRWIAALLGAALATPPPVRVRSARRATGKRPGPPVDRCAPLASEVRHFLASVLRWRWRWSWRWHWKGTQQEHSWHYVKPQSRREAATCRQPFEADIR; via the exons ATGGCAACttttcaaatggaaatgcgccagcagcaaaagcagcagcatcaacaaaCGAATTTAAGGCAACGAGCGGCGGCAGTGGCAACATGCAAAGCCAggcgacaacgacaacatcTGCAGCCGGAGTCCACTGACTCACCGCAGCACGGCACGGATTGCATAAGACTGTGGCCAGGATGTGGCCCATCCACCGCTGACAGGGTCATCGGCAACTCACCCACCTgcaacaacaccagcagcagcaacaacagcagcagcaacatcagcagcagcaacagcagcagcatcagcggttgcagctgcaactttgGACGGCAAAGAGCGCTGATTATGCTCAGCATGCTCGTCGTTGTCATGGCTCTGATGTCCGGCAATGGAG TTTATGCCGCTCAGCGCGACTCCTACAACTCGAAGGATATGAGCAGCAGTAACAATGCCCTGCCCAACGAAGGAGTGGGAGGATCTGCAGCTGGCGCAGGCGAGGCGGCTGCTCCTGGTCCCACTGGTGTCGCCGGAAGCGAAGGTGGAGGCGGAAGCGGCAACAATAGCAGCGGAAATAACAAAAACGGCCATCCCGCCGCCGGATCAGGCGCTGCCTCCGAATCCGCTGTGCTGACAACCGATGCCAGTCGCAGCTCCTCTGGCAGCTCCTCTGGCAGCTCCACCACCATCACGGGAATCCCGAGCAGCAGCCTCCACAAGGccagcagcgccagcagcaacacattCTCCTCCCAGCTGACATCCGGCTTCCATCGCAACAGCATCGATCTGGAGGAGGCCCGCAATGCGGGTCCCTACTTCGACAAGGCCTTCTCCAAGAACGTCACCGCCCTGCTGGGCAAGACGGCCTACTTGAACTGCCGCGTCAAGAATCTGGGCAATAAGACG ATGCTGCTTCAGGTGTCGTGGGTGCGACATCGGGACATACATTTGCTGACAGTTGGCCGATACACATACACGTCGGATCAGCGCTTTCGGGCCATTCATCAGCCGCAGACTGAAGACTGGATGCTGCAAATCAAGTACCCGCAACATCGCGATTCTGGTATCTACGAGTGCCAGGTATCGACCACGCCCCACATGAGTCACTACATTCACCTGAATGTCGTTG AACCCTCGACGGAAATCATCGGTGCACCCGATCTGTATATAGAAAGTGGTTCCACTATAAACCTTACCTGTATCATACAAAACTCACCGGAGCCACCAGCCTATATCTTCTGGAATCACAATAATGCT ATCATCAACTATGATTCGCCGCGCGGAGGCGTGTCCGTGGTCACCAATAAAGGCGATACGACCACATCGTTCCTCCTAATTAAATCGGCGCGTCCATCAGATTCCGGGCATTATCAGTGTAATCCATCAAATGCAAAGCCCAAAAGCGTTACAGTACATGTGCTCAATG GTGTTTCCCATTCCGTTTCCAGGGGAGTTCCCAGCAGCAATGCAGCACGCGGCACCAGTGCATCCTCGCCCCTCGCCCACTCGCTGTCTGTTTGTGTACCTGTTTGTGTGCTTCTGCAGCTGGGCGCTTGCCGGTGGATCGCTGCGCTGCTGGGCGCCGctctggccacgcccccgccgGTCCGCGTCCGTTCCGCCCGGCGGGCGACGGGGAAGCGTCCTGGACCGCCAGTGGATCGATGTGCGCCACTCGCCAGCGAAGTGCGGCACTTCCTCGCCAGCGTTCTGaggtggcgatggcgatggtcTTGGCGCTGGCACTGGAAAGGCACGCAGCAGGAGCATTCCTGGCATTATGTGAAGCCACAATCGCGCAGGGAGGCGGCAACGTGTAGGCAGCCCTTCGAGGCGGACATAAGGTGA
- the LOC120452659 gene encoding uncharacterized protein LOC120452659 isoform X5, whose translation MATFQMEMRQQQKQQHQQTNLRQRAAAVATCKARRQRQHLQPESTDSPQHGTDCIRLWPGCGPSTADRVIGNSPTCNNTSSSNNSSSNISSSNSSSISGCSCNFGRQRALIMLSMLVVVMALMSGNGVYAAQRDSYNSKDMSSSNNALPNEGVGGSAAGAGEAAAPGPTGVAGSEGGGGSGNNSSGNNKNGHPAAGSGAASESAVLTTDASRSSSGSSSGSSTTITGIPSSSLHKASSASSNTFSSQLTSGFHRNSIDLEEARNAGPYFDKAFSKNVTALLGKTAYLNCRVKNLGNKTMLLQVSWVRHRDIHLLTVGRYTYTSDQRFRAIHQPQTEDWMLQIKYPQHRDSGIYECQVSTTPHMSHYIHLNVVEPSTEIIGAPDLYIESGSTINLTCIIQNSPEPPAYIFWNHNNAIINYDSPRGGVSVVTNKGDTTTSFLLIKSARPSDSGHYQCNPSNAKPKSVTVHVLNGK comes from the exons ATGGCAACttttcaaatggaaatgcgccagcagcaaaagcagcagcatcaacaaaCGAATTTAAGGCAACGAGCGGCGGCAGTGGCAACATGCAAAGCCAggcgacaacgacaacatcTGCAGCCGGAGTCCACTGACTCACCGCAGCACGGCACGGATTGCATAAGACTGTGGCCAGGATGTGGCCCATCCACCGCTGACAGGGTCATCGGCAACTCACCCACCTgcaacaacaccagcagcagcaacaacagcagcagcaacatcagcagcagcaacagcagcagcatcagcggttgcagctgcaactttgGACGGCAAAGAGCGCTGATTATGCTCAGCATGCTCGTCGTTGTCATGGCTCTGATGTCCGGCAATGGAG TTTATGCCGCTCAGCGCGACTCCTACAACTCGAAGGATATGAGCAGCAGTAACAATGCCCTGCCCAACGAAGGAGTGGGAGGATCTGCAGCTGGCGCAGGCGAGGCGGCTGCTCCTGGTCCCACTGGTGTCGCCGGAAGCGAAGGTGGAGGCGGAAGCGGCAACAATAGCAGCGGAAATAACAAAAACGGCCATCCCGCCGCCGGATCAGGCGCTGCCTCCGAATCCGCTGTGCTGACAACCGATGCCAGTCGCAGCTCCTCTGGCAGCTCCTCTGGCAGCTCCACCACCATCACGGGAATCCCGAGCAGCAGCCTCCACAAGGccagcagcgccagcagcaacacattCTCCTCCCAGCTGACATCCGGCTTCCATCGCAACAGCATCGATCTGGAGGAGGCCCGCAATGCGGGTCCCTACTTCGACAAGGCCTTCTCCAAGAACGTCACCGCCCTGCTGGGCAAGACGGCCTACTTGAACTGCCGCGTCAAGAATCTGGGCAATAAGACG ATGCTGCTTCAGGTGTCGTGGGTGCGACATCGGGACATACATTTGCTGACAGTTGGCCGATACACATACACGTCGGATCAGCGCTTTCGGGCCATTCATCAGCCGCAGACTGAAGACTGGATGCTGCAAATCAAGTACCCGCAACATCGCGATTCTGGTATCTACGAGTGCCAGGTATCGACCACGCCCCACATGAGTCACTACATTCACCTGAATGTCGTTG AACCCTCGACGGAAATCATCGGTGCACCCGATCTGTATATAGAAAGTGGTTCCACTATAAACCTTACCTGTATCATACAAAACTCACCGGAGCCACCAGCCTATATCTTCTGGAATCACAATAATGCT ATCATCAACTATGATTCGCCGCGCGGAGGCGTGTCCGTGGTCACCAATAAAGGCGATACGACCACATCGTTCCTCCTAATTAAATCGGCGCGTCCATCAGATTCCGGGCATTATCAGTGTAATCCATCAAATGCAAAGCCCAAAAGCGTTACAGTACATGTGCTCAATGGTAAGTAA
- the LOC120452659 gene encoding uncharacterized protein LOC120452659 isoform X1, whose product MATFQMEMRQQQKQQHQQTNLRQRAAAVATCKARRQRQHLQPESTDSPQHGTDCIRLWPGCGPSTADRVIGNSPTCNNTSSSNNSSSNISSSNSSSISGCSCNFGRQRALIMLSMLVVVMALMSGNGVYAAQRDSYNSKDMSSSNNALPNEGVGGSAAGAGEAAAPGPTGVAGSEGGGGSGNNSSGNNKNGHPAAGSGAASESAVLTTDASRSSSGSSSGSSTTITGIPSSSLHKASSASSNTFSSQLTSGFHRNSIDLEEARNAGPYFDKAFSKNVTALLGKTAYLNCRVKNLGNKTMLLQVSWVRHRDIHLLTVGRYTYTSDQRFRAIHQPQTEDWMLQIKYPQHRDSGIYECQVSTTPHMSHYIHLNVVEPSTEIIGAPDLYIESGSTINLTCIIQNSPEPPAYIFWNHNNAKFPSHPQIINYDSPRGGVSVVTNKGDTTTSFLLIKSARPSDSGHYQCNPSNAKPKSVTVHVLNGVSHSVSRGVPSSNAARGTSASSPLAHSLSVCVPVCVLLQLGACRWIAALLGAALATPPPVRVRSARRATGKRPGPPVDRCAPLASEVRHFLASVLRWRWRWSWRWHWKGTQQEHSWHYVKPQSRREAATCRQPFEADIR is encoded by the exons ATGGCAACttttcaaatggaaatgcgccagcagcaaaagcagcagcatcaacaaaCGAATTTAAGGCAACGAGCGGCGGCAGTGGCAACATGCAAAGCCAggcgacaacgacaacatcTGCAGCCGGAGTCCACTGACTCACCGCAGCACGGCACGGATTGCATAAGACTGTGGCCAGGATGTGGCCCATCCACCGCTGACAGGGTCATCGGCAACTCACCCACCTgcaacaacaccagcagcagcaacaacagcagcagcaacatcagcagcagcaacagcagcagcatcagcggttgcagctgcaactttgGACGGCAAAGAGCGCTGATTATGCTCAGCATGCTCGTCGTTGTCATGGCTCTGATGTCCGGCAATGGAG TTTATGCCGCTCAGCGCGACTCCTACAACTCGAAGGATATGAGCAGCAGTAACAATGCCCTGCCCAACGAAGGAGTGGGAGGATCTGCAGCTGGCGCAGGCGAGGCGGCTGCTCCTGGTCCCACTGGTGTCGCCGGAAGCGAAGGTGGAGGCGGAAGCGGCAACAATAGCAGCGGAAATAACAAAAACGGCCATCCCGCCGCCGGATCAGGCGCTGCCTCCGAATCCGCTGTGCTGACAACCGATGCCAGTCGCAGCTCCTCTGGCAGCTCCTCTGGCAGCTCCACCACCATCACGGGAATCCCGAGCAGCAGCCTCCACAAGGccagcagcgccagcagcaacacattCTCCTCCCAGCTGACATCCGGCTTCCATCGCAACAGCATCGATCTGGAGGAGGCCCGCAATGCGGGTCCCTACTTCGACAAGGCCTTCTCCAAGAACGTCACCGCCCTGCTGGGCAAGACGGCCTACTTGAACTGCCGCGTCAAGAATCTGGGCAATAAGACG ATGCTGCTTCAGGTGTCGTGGGTGCGACATCGGGACATACATTTGCTGACAGTTGGCCGATACACATACACGTCGGATCAGCGCTTTCGGGCCATTCATCAGCCGCAGACTGAAGACTGGATGCTGCAAATCAAGTACCCGCAACATCGCGATTCTGGTATCTACGAGTGCCAGGTATCGACCACGCCCCACATGAGTCACTACATTCACCTGAATGTCGTTG AACCCTCGACGGAAATCATCGGTGCACCCGATCTGTATATAGAAAGTGGTTCCACTATAAACCTTACCTGTATCATACAAAACTCACCGGAGCCACCAGCCTATATCTTCTGGAATCACAATAATGCT AAGTTTCCATCTCACCCGCAGATCATCAACTATGATTCGCCGCGCGGAGGCGTGTCCGTGGTCACCAATAAAGGCGATACGACCACATCGTTCCTCCTAATTAAATCGGCGCGTCCATCAGATTCCGGGCATTATCAGTGTAATCCATCAAATGCAAAGCCCAAAAGCGTTACAGTACATGTGCTCAATG GTGTTTCCCATTCCGTTTCCAGGGGAGTTCCCAGCAGCAATGCAGCACGCGGCACCAGTGCATCCTCGCCCCTCGCCCACTCGCTGTCTGTTTGTGTACCTGTTTGTGTGCTTCTGCAGCTGGGCGCTTGCCGGTGGATCGCTGCGCTGCTGGGCGCCGctctggccacgcccccgccgGTCCGCGTCCGTTCCGCCCGGCGGGCGACGGGGAAGCGTCCTGGACCGCCAGTGGATCGATGTGCGCCACTCGCCAGCGAAGTGCGGCACTTCCTCGCCAGCGTTCTGaggtggcgatggcgatggtcTTGGCGCTGGCACTGGAAAGGCACGCAGCAGGAGCATTCCTGGCATTATGTGAAGCCACAATCGCGCAGGGAGGCGGCAACGTGTAGGCAGCCCTTCGAGGCGGACATAAGGTGA
- the LOC120452659 gene encoding uncharacterized protein LOC120452659 isoform X2: MATFQMEMRQQQKQQHQQTNLRQRAAAVATCKARRQRQHLQPESTDSPQHGTDCIRLWPGCGPSTADRVIGNSPTCNNTSSSNNSSSNISSSNSSSISGCSCNFGRQRALIMLSMLVVVMALMSGNGVYAAQRDSYNSKDMSSSNNALPNEGVGGSAAGAGEAAAPGPTGVAGSEGGGGSGNNSSGNNKNGHPAAGSGAASESAVLTTDASRSSSGSSSGSSTTITGIPSSSLHKASSASSNTFSSQLTSGFHRNSIDLEEARNAGPYFDKAFSKNVTALLGKTAYLNCRVKNLGNKTMLLQVSWVRHRDIHLLTVGRYTYTSDQRFRAIHQPQTEDWMLQIKYPQHRDSGIYECQVSTTPHMSHYIHLNVVEPSTEIIGAPDLYIESGSTINLTCIIQNSPEPPAYIFWNHNNAFPSHPQIINYDSPRGGVSVVTNKGDTTTSFLLIKSARPSDSGHYQCNPSNAKPKSVTVHVLNGVSHSVSRGVPSSNAARGTSASSPLAHSLSVCVPVCVLLQLGACRWIAALLGAALATPPPVRVRSARRATGKRPGPPVDRCAPLASEVRHFLASVLRWRWRWSWRWHWKGTQQEHSWHYVKPQSRREAATCRQPFEADIR, from the exons ATGGCAACttttcaaatggaaatgcgccagcagcaaaagcagcagcatcaacaaaCGAATTTAAGGCAACGAGCGGCGGCAGTGGCAACATGCAAAGCCAggcgacaacgacaacatcTGCAGCCGGAGTCCACTGACTCACCGCAGCACGGCACGGATTGCATAAGACTGTGGCCAGGATGTGGCCCATCCACCGCTGACAGGGTCATCGGCAACTCACCCACCTgcaacaacaccagcagcagcaacaacagcagcagcaacatcagcagcagcaacagcagcagcatcagcggttgcagctgcaactttgGACGGCAAAGAGCGCTGATTATGCTCAGCATGCTCGTCGTTGTCATGGCTCTGATGTCCGGCAATGGAG TTTATGCCGCTCAGCGCGACTCCTACAACTCGAAGGATATGAGCAGCAGTAACAATGCCCTGCCCAACGAAGGAGTGGGAGGATCTGCAGCTGGCGCAGGCGAGGCGGCTGCTCCTGGTCCCACTGGTGTCGCCGGAAGCGAAGGTGGAGGCGGAAGCGGCAACAATAGCAGCGGAAATAACAAAAACGGCCATCCCGCCGCCGGATCAGGCGCTGCCTCCGAATCCGCTGTGCTGACAACCGATGCCAGTCGCAGCTCCTCTGGCAGCTCCTCTGGCAGCTCCACCACCATCACGGGAATCCCGAGCAGCAGCCTCCACAAGGccagcagcgccagcagcaacacattCTCCTCCCAGCTGACATCCGGCTTCCATCGCAACAGCATCGATCTGGAGGAGGCCCGCAATGCGGGTCCCTACTTCGACAAGGCCTTCTCCAAGAACGTCACCGCCCTGCTGGGCAAGACGGCCTACTTGAACTGCCGCGTCAAGAATCTGGGCAATAAGACG ATGCTGCTTCAGGTGTCGTGGGTGCGACATCGGGACATACATTTGCTGACAGTTGGCCGATACACATACACGTCGGATCAGCGCTTTCGGGCCATTCATCAGCCGCAGACTGAAGACTGGATGCTGCAAATCAAGTACCCGCAACATCGCGATTCTGGTATCTACGAGTGCCAGGTATCGACCACGCCCCACATGAGTCACTACATTCACCTGAATGTCGTTG AACCCTCGACGGAAATCATCGGTGCACCCGATCTGTATATAGAAAGTGGTTCCACTATAAACCTTACCTGTATCATACAAAACTCACCGGAGCCACCAGCCTATATCTTCTGGAATCACAATAATGCT TTTCCATCTCACCCGCAGATCATCAACTATGATTCGCCGCGCGGAGGCGTGTCCGTGGTCACCAATAAAGGCGATACGACCACATCGTTCCTCCTAATTAAATCGGCGCGTCCATCAGATTCCGGGCATTATCAGTGTAATCCATCAAATGCAAAGCCCAAAAGCGTTACAGTACATGTGCTCAATG GTGTTTCCCATTCCGTTTCCAGGGGAGTTCCCAGCAGCAATGCAGCACGCGGCACCAGTGCATCCTCGCCCCTCGCCCACTCGCTGTCTGTTTGTGTACCTGTTTGTGTGCTTCTGCAGCTGGGCGCTTGCCGGTGGATCGCTGCGCTGCTGGGCGCCGctctggccacgcccccgccgGTCCGCGTCCGTTCCGCCCGGCGGGCGACGGGGAAGCGTCCTGGACCGCCAGTGGATCGATGTGCGCCACTCGCCAGCGAAGTGCGGCACTTCCTCGCCAGCGTTCTGaggtggcgatggcgatggtcTTGGCGCTGGCACTGGAAAGGCACGCAGCAGGAGCATTCCTGGCATTATGTGAAGCCACAATCGCGCAGGGAGGCGGCAACGTGTAGGCAGCCCTTCGAGGCGGACATAAGGTGA
- the LOC120452659 gene encoding uncharacterized protein LOC120452659 isoform X4 has product MATFQMEMRQQQKQQHQQTNLRQRAAAVATCKARRQRQHLQPESTDSPQHGTDCIRLWPGCGPSTADRVIGNSPTCNNTSSSNNSSSNISSSNSSSISGCSCNFGRQRALIMLSMLVVVMALMSGNGVYAAQRDSYNSKDMSSSNNALPNEGVGGSAAGAGEAAAPGPTGVAGSEGGGGSGNNSSGNNKNGHPAAGSGAASESAVLTTDASRSSSGSSSGSSTTITGIPSSSLHKASSASSNTFSSQLTSGFHRNSIDLEEARNAGPYFDKAFSKNVTALLGKTAYLNCRVKNLGNKTMLLQVSWVRHRDIHLLTVGRYTYTSDQRFRAIHQPQTEDWMLQIKYPQHRDSGIYECQVSTTPHMSHYIHLNVVEPSTEIIGAPDLYIESGSTINLTCIIQNSPEPPAYIFWNHNNAKFPSHPQIINYDSPRGGVSVVTNKGDTTTSFLLIKSARPSDSGHYQCNPSNAKPKSVTVHVLNGEFPAAMQHAAPVHPRPSPTRCLFVYLFVCFCSWALAGGSLRCWAPLWPRPRRSASVPPGGRRGSVLDRQWIDVRHSPAKCGTSSPAF; this is encoded by the exons ATGGCAACttttcaaatggaaatgcgccagcagcaaaagcagcagcatcaacaaaCGAATTTAAGGCAACGAGCGGCGGCAGTGGCAACATGCAAAGCCAggcgacaacgacaacatcTGCAGCCGGAGTCCACTGACTCACCGCAGCACGGCACGGATTGCATAAGACTGTGGCCAGGATGTGGCCCATCCACCGCTGACAGGGTCATCGGCAACTCACCCACCTgcaacaacaccagcagcagcaacaacagcagcagcaacatcagcagcagcaacagcagcagcatcagcggttgcagctgcaactttgGACGGCAAAGAGCGCTGATTATGCTCAGCATGCTCGTCGTTGTCATGGCTCTGATGTCCGGCAATGGAG TTTATGCCGCTCAGCGCGACTCCTACAACTCGAAGGATATGAGCAGCAGTAACAATGCCCTGCCCAACGAAGGAGTGGGAGGATCTGCAGCTGGCGCAGGCGAGGCGGCTGCTCCTGGTCCCACTGGTGTCGCCGGAAGCGAAGGTGGAGGCGGAAGCGGCAACAATAGCAGCGGAAATAACAAAAACGGCCATCCCGCCGCCGGATCAGGCGCTGCCTCCGAATCCGCTGTGCTGACAACCGATGCCAGTCGCAGCTCCTCTGGCAGCTCCTCTGGCAGCTCCACCACCATCACGGGAATCCCGAGCAGCAGCCTCCACAAGGccagcagcgccagcagcaacacattCTCCTCCCAGCTGACATCCGGCTTCCATCGCAACAGCATCGATCTGGAGGAGGCCCGCAATGCGGGTCCCTACTTCGACAAGGCCTTCTCCAAGAACGTCACCGCCCTGCTGGGCAAGACGGCCTACTTGAACTGCCGCGTCAAGAATCTGGGCAATAAGACG ATGCTGCTTCAGGTGTCGTGGGTGCGACATCGGGACATACATTTGCTGACAGTTGGCCGATACACATACACGTCGGATCAGCGCTTTCGGGCCATTCATCAGCCGCAGACTGAAGACTGGATGCTGCAAATCAAGTACCCGCAACATCGCGATTCTGGTATCTACGAGTGCCAGGTATCGACCACGCCCCACATGAGTCACTACATTCACCTGAATGTCGTTG AACCCTCGACGGAAATCATCGGTGCACCCGATCTGTATATAGAAAGTGGTTCCACTATAAACCTTACCTGTATCATACAAAACTCACCGGAGCCACCAGCCTATATCTTCTGGAATCACAATAATGCT AAGTTTCCATCTCACCCGCAGATCATCAACTATGATTCGCCGCGCGGAGGCGTGTCCGTGGTCACCAATAAAGGCGATACGACCACATCGTTCCTCCTAATTAAATCGGCGCGTCCATCAGATTCCGGGCATTATCAGTGTAATCCATCAAATGCAAAGCCCAAAAGCGTTACAGTACATGTGCTCAATG GGGAGTTCCCAGCAGCAATGCAGCACGCGGCACCAGTGCATCCTCGCCCCTCGCCCACTCGCTGTCTGTTTGTGTACCTGTTTGTGTGCTTCTGCAGCTGGGCGCTTGCCGGTGGATCGCTGCGCTGCTGGGCGCCGctctggccacgcccccgccgGTCCGCGTCCGTTCCGCCCGGCGGGCGACGGGGAAGCGTCCTGGACCGCCAGTGGATCGATGTGCGCCACTCGCCAGCGAAGTGCGGCACTTCCTCGCCAGCGTTCTGa